The Kitasatospora paranensis genome has a window encoding:
- a CDS encoding ribonuclease activity regulator RraA codes for MTETPQAPLNPDDLAALRESSTATLTTQLFKLGLRNTFLAGLGRVTGDRPRMVGEAFTLRYIPAREDIDTLDVFNDYDHPQRAAIEQVGPGQVLVMDCRGQGRAASAGNILLSRLSVRGAAGLVTDGTLRDVEEIGALPLPVYSAGAAAMTNLALHHAVDTQVPVGCAGVAVYPGDVLVGDRDGVVCVPRHLVPVIARQAREQEDLEAFITERVLAGAPLRGTYPADEDTLRAYRESRLASTAP; via the coding sequence ATGACCGAGACGCCCCAGGCCCCGCTGAACCCCGACGACCTGGCCGCGCTCCGCGAGAGCAGCACCGCCACCCTCACCACCCAGTTGTTCAAGCTGGGCCTGCGCAACACCTTCCTCGCCGGGCTCGGCCGGGTGACCGGTGACCGGCCGCGCATGGTCGGCGAGGCGTTCACGCTGCGCTACATCCCGGCGCGCGAGGACATCGACACCCTCGACGTCTTCAACGACTACGACCACCCGCAGCGCGCCGCGATCGAGCAGGTCGGCCCCGGCCAGGTCCTGGTCATGGACTGCCGCGGCCAGGGCCGGGCCGCCTCGGCGGGCAACATCCTGCTGTCCCGGCTGTCGGTGCGCGGCGCGGCCGGCCTGGTCACGGACGGCACGCTGCGAGACGTCGAGGAGATCGGCGCGCTGCCGCTGCCGGTGTACTCGGCCGGCGCCGCCGCGATGACCAACCTGGCCCTGCACCACGCGGTCGACACGCAGGTCCCGGTCGGCTGCGCGGGTGTCGCCGTGTACCCGGGCGACGTCCTGGTCGGCGACCGGGACGGCGTGGTCTGCGTGCCGCGCCACCTGGTGCCGGTGATCGCCCGTCAGGCGCGCGAGCAGGAGGACCTGGAGGCGTTCATCACCGAGCGCGTCCTGGCCGGCGCCCCGCTGCGCGGCACCTACCCGGCGGACGAGGACACGCTGCGCGCGTACCGGGAGAGCCGCCTCGCGAGCACCGCCCCGTAG
- a CDS encoding mandelate racemase/muconate lactonizing enzyme family protein, translating into MRVDIAFWDLAAKQLGVRVCDLLGGAVRESVPIAYPIFRQQSEEDVERNLAMVERRLGEGFEFFRVYVGRRLDLDERFLRTARERFGDRIRIKSLDFSNLLDAKSACNFAERVADVGFDLVEAPAPNHDVRGLVYARGRLPVPISEHVYGFRWALDLVAADAVDVFNVSVIAIGGITPARRIFAIAEAAGKSCLVGTTQELSIGTAAAAHVAMAMVPVTEPSDPVGPLLYTRDVVTDPVRYIGGRLHVPSGPGLGMTLDPELVEASAGPLTWASTSAAAVVDRQQVAR; encoded by the coding sequence GTGCGGGTCGACATCGCCTTCTGGGACCTGGCGGCCAAGCAGCTCGGCGTGCGCGTCTGCGACCTGCTGGGCGGCGCGGTCCGCGAGTCCGTGCCGATCGCCTACCCGATCTTCCGGCAGCAGAGCGAGGAGGACGTCGAGCGCAACCTCGCCATGGTGGAGCGCCGCCTCGGCGAGGGCTTCGAGTTCTTCCGGGTGTACGTGGGCCGCCGCCTCGACCTGGACGAGCGGTTCCTGCGCACCGCCCGCGAGCGGTTCGGCGACCGGATACGCATCAAGTCCCTGGACTTCTCGAACCTGCTGGACGCCAAGTCGGCCTGCAACTTCGCCGAGCGGGTGGCCGACGTGGGCTTCGACCTGGTGGAGGCCCCGGCCCCCAACCACGACGTGCGCGGCCTGGTGTACGCCCGCGGCCGGCTCCCCGTGCCGATCAGCGAGCACGTCTACGGCTTCCGCTGGGCGCTGGACCTGGTCGCCGCCGACGCGGTCGACGTGTTCAACGTGAGCGTCATCGCGATCGGCGGGATCACCCCGGCCCGCCGGATCTTCGCCATCGCGGAGGCCGCCGGAAAGTCCTGCCTGGTCGGCACCACCCAGGAACTGTCCATCGGCACGGCCGCCGCCGCCCACGTCGCCATGGCGATGGTGCCGGTCACCGAGCCCAGCGACCCGGTGGGCCCGCTGCTCTACACCCGCGACGTGGTCACCGACCCGGTGCGCTACATCGGCGGCCGGCTGCACGTGCCGTCCGGCCCCGGCCTCGGCATGACCCTCGACCCGGAGCTGGTCGAGGCGTCGGCGGGCCCGCTGACCTGGGCGTCGACCAGCGCGGCGGCCGTGGTGGACCGGCAGCAGGTGGCCCGATGA